Proteins encoded in a region of the Candidatus Eremiobacteraceae bacterium genome:
- a CDS encoding ribose-phosphate pyrophosphokinase, whose product MATAKPVLFSGTSNPALAEEIAARMGTRLGKALVTTFANDERRIEIHENVRGADVFVIQSICKSADGLCGVNDSLMEMLLMIDALKRASAYRITAVIPYYGYAKQDKKTKGREPISAKLIANLLVTAGADRIVTVDLHAAQIQGFFDQPVDNLTASYILANHLINSKKMIGPGYVVVSPDAGGVARAEAFAKRLQATVAIVFKRRPRPDVNEVSEVVGDLRGKTAIIIDDMISTGGTLVKAAEALLERGAVSVITCATHGIFAGDAAKKFIESPIAEVIVTNTIPVPNEIRGEKIKVLSVAPMLAETIKRISTNRSISEIYEEQEGELAQSQRGSTLFDSMSVNEPAEPADPVLGQATLAHRT is encoded by the coding sequence ATGGCTACGGCAAAACCGGTCCTCTTCTCAGGCACCTCCAACCCCGCATTGGCTGAGGAGATCGCCGCCCGGATGGGCACGCGCCTGGGCAAGGCGCTCGTCACCACCTTTGCCAACGACGAACGGCGCATCGAGATCCACGAAAATGTGCGCGGCGCCGACGTCTTCGTCATCCAGTCCATATGTAAGTCGGCCGACGGCCTCTGTGGCGTGAACGACTCGCTCATGGAAATGCTGTTGATGATCGACGCGCTTAAGCGCGCGTCGGCCTATCGCATCACGGCCGTCATCCCGTACTACGGCTACGCCAAGCAAGACAAAAAGACGAAAGGCCGCGAGCCGATCTCGGCCAAGCTGATCGCGAATCTTCTGGTGACGGCCGGCGCCGATCGCATCGTGACCGTGGATCTGCATGCCGCCCAAATCCAAGGTTTCTTCGATCAGCCGGTCGACAACCTCACCGCCAGCTACATCCTTGCCAATCACCTCATCAATTCAAAGAAGATGATCGGACCCGGATATGTGGTCGTGTCGCCGGACGCCGGCGGCGTGGCGCGCGCCGAAGCGTTTGCGAAGAGGCTCCAGGCCACCGTCGCCATCGTCTTCAAGCGCCGGCCGCGGCCGGACGTCAATGAAGTGAGCGAAGTCGTCGGCGACCTGAGAGGCAAGACGGCCATCATCATCGACGACATGATCTCCACAGGCGGCACACTCGTCAAGGCGGCCGAAGCGCTGCTCGAGCGCGGCGCCGTTTCGGTCATCACGTGCGCCACCCACGGGATATTCGCCGGTGACGCAGCCAAAAAGTTCATCGAGTCGCCGATTGCGGAAGTCATCGTCACCAACACCATCCCGGTGCCGAACGAGATCCGCGGCGAGAAGATCAAGGTGCTCTCGGTCGCGCCCATGCTCGCCGAGACCATCAAGCGCATCAGCACAAATCGGTCGATCTCGGAGATCTACGAAGAGCAGGAAGGCGAGTTGGCGCAAAGCCAGCGCGGCTCCACGCTGTTCGATTCGATGTCGGTCAACGAGCCCGCAGAACCGGCCGACCCTGTATTAGGGCAAGCAACGCTTGCCCATCGAACGTAA
- a CDS encoding thiosulfate sulfurtransferase GlpE has translation MSDTISPQELDEMRKKGDNFILLDVRRAEHFAEDPSIIPGAVRKLPESVESWAAELPAGTPIVLYCVRGGSVSQAVTPALQKLGRDAKYIAGGIDAWKANGGDVEPADPLVEKSDRRDTLRKR, from the coding sequence GTGAGCGACACCATCAGCCCACAAGAACTCGATGAGATGCGCAAAAAGGGAGACAATTTCATACTTCTCGACGTGAGGCGTGCGGAACACTTCGCAGAAGATCCATCTATCATTCCGGGCGCTGTTCGAAAACTTCCTGAATCAGTCGAATCGTGGGCTGCCGAATTGCCAGCCGGTACGCCGATCGTTCTCTATTGCGTCAGAGGCGGATCGGTCAGCCAAGCAGTGACTCCGGCGCTTCAAAAGCTCGGTCGTGACGCGAAGTATATCGCGGGTGGGATCGACGCTTGGAAAGCTAACGGCGGCGATGTGGAACCGGCCGACCCGCTAGTAGAAAAGTCCGATCGACGGGATACGCTTCGAAAGCGCTGA
- a CDS encoding NHL repeat-containing protein — protein sequence MNIKFERVTAAAPLAALLLLLTACNSSSSNQIIAGPTPPPVTGSMFLTDSSIDTGVLIDQVLVFPQNANGGPAPTQDITGNVTGLSVPQGIAVDRAGNMWVTNFNTSSITEYNAGATGNVAPINTVQGSSTFLAGPIGIAFDSAGDVFVVNSQTDSSGLFEVLEFGPNPTGNQGPIRRIGGSATLLNNPQYAAVDGAGNVYVTNIANNLITIFGPGASGNVAPLVSFSGNCAQPDGIALDGAKNIYVACDQNYEVREYSALSGSGTPTQIRSLGVGTTQPQLYNPSGLAVNSLGTLFVANSGLQGQALGYITAYTPSFSNTTGPGALLGGGSSNIIRPGGIALH from the coding sequence ATGAATATCAAGTTCGAGCGAGTGACCGCTGCGGCACCGCTGGCGGCGTTGCTATTATTGCTCACCGCGTGCAATTCATCGTCCAGCAACCAAATCATCGCCGGTCCAACGCCACCGCCCGTGACGGGCTCCATGTTTCTTACCGATTCCTCAATAGACACGGGCGTGCTGATCGACCAAGTGCTCGTCTTTCCGCAAAACGCGAATGGGGGGCCGGCGCCCACCCAAGACATCACTGGGAACGTCACCGGACTCTCGGTGCCGCAGGGAATCGCGGTGGACCGGGCAGGCAACATGTGGGTCACGAACTTCAACACGAGCAGCATCACCGAGTACAACGCGGGTGCCACCGGCAACGTCGCGCCCATCAATACGGTGCAAGGTAGCTCCACATTTCTCGCGGGGCCGATCGGCATCGCTTTCGATTCGGCCGGCGATGTATTCGTGGTGAATTCGCAAACAGACAGTTCGGGATTGTTCGAGGTATTGGAGTTCGGGCCGAATCCAACCGGTAATCAGGGACCAATCCGGCGCATCGGCGGATCTGCGACACTATTGAACAATCCGCAGTACGCGGCCGTGGACGGCGCCGGCAACGTGTACGTCACGAACATCGCGAACAATCTCATCACGATATTTGGTCCGGGCGCAAGCGGCAATGTCGCACCGCTCGTTTCGTTCAGCGGTAATTGCGCGCAGCCCGACGGCATCGCGCTCGATGGCGCGAAGAACATCTACGTTGCGTGCGATCAAAACTATGAGGTCCGTGAGTATTCGGCGCTTTCGGGCTCGGGAACGCCGACGCAGATCCGCAGCCTAGGGGTCGGTACTACTCAGCCGCAACTCTACAACCCGTCGGGTCTCGCCGTGAATTCGCTAGGCACGCTCTTCGTCGCGAACTCTGGTTTGCAAGGACAGGCGCTCGGCTACATCACTGCGTACACGCCGAGCTTCTCCAACACGACCGGTCCCGGCGCACTCCTGGGAGGCGGCAGCAGCAACATCATACGGCCCGGCGGCATCGCCCTACACTAG
- a CDS encoding Uma2 family endonuclease: MREIFLPETKPALEWINGRAVQKVSPKRKHALAQTRFAAARDAWAQVTGRGMVGTEWHFYVAPPGEDRRPLVPDVAYLSYARLPYAAQLETEIPRVAPDVPIEILSPDDRPDDVAEKVRVYLAAGALAVVLVDTDAQSATVCESGQTQRFGGDDIFAHPVLPGFSMAIQYLFTPPQPK; the protein is encoded by the coding sequence ATGCGCGAAATCTTTTTGCCGGAGACTAAACCGGCGCTCGAATGGATCAATGGCCGGGCTGTGCAGAAAGTAAGCCCGAAGCGAAAACATGCGCTCGCGCAAACGCGCTTTGCGGCCGCACGCGATGCATGGGCGCAGGTGACGGGCCGCGGCATGGTAGGGACCGAATGGCACTTTTACGTGGCTCCGCCGGGCGAGGATCGCCGGCCGCTCGTGCCGGATGTGGCTTACCTATCCTACGCGCGGTTGCCGTACGCGGCGCAACTCGAGACCGAGATACCTCGCGTCGCGCCCGATGTGCCAATCGAGATCCTATCGCCGGACGATCGTCCCGACGACGTCGCCGAAAAAGTCCGCGTGTATCTCGCCGCGGGCGCACTGGCGGTAGTGCTCGTGGACACCGATGCGCAGTCCGCTACGGTCTGCGAATCCGGTCAAACGCAGCGCTTTGGCGGCGACGATATTTTTGCACATCCCGTGCTGCCGGGCTTTAGCATGGCCATCCAATATCTATTCACCCCGCCGCAGCCTAAATAA
- a CDS encoding ferritin-like domain-containing protein translates to MPTAGKNKSITRDKLAALLNEDLSREYQAIIAYVVYSQVLKGAEYMSIAAQLEIHAKQELDHALIISRLIDYLGKMPTVTPKPVRISEKAKDMLRFDLDNENETIRNYRERVRQCEELGEFAMAEQIRDILVNEQDHQIDLATALGEDAPDLTRRKKS, encoded by the coding sequence ATGCCTACAGCCGGCAAGAATAAATCGATAACGCGAGACAAGCTCGCTGCCCTACTGAACGAGGATCTTTCGCGCGAATATCAGGCGATCATCGCGTACGTCGTCTACTCTCAAGTGCTCAAGGGCGCGGAATATATGAGCATCGCAGCGCAGTTAGAGATACACGCAAAGCAAGAACTCGATCATGCGCTCATCATCTCACGGCTCATCGACTATCTCGGGAAGATGCCGACGGTCACGCCCAAGCCGGTCCGCATTTCGGAAAAGGCCAAAGACATGTTGCGTTTCGATTTGGACAACGAAAATGAAACGATTCGCAACTATCGCGAACGCGTCCGCCAATGCGAGGAGCTCGGCGAATTCGCGATGGCAGAGCAGATCAGAGACATCCTCGTCAACGAGCAGGACCATCAAATCGACCTAGCCACCGCTCTTGGCGAAGACGCGCCGGACCTCACTCGCCGCAAGAAGTCTTAA
- the uvrB gene encoding excinuclease ABC subunit UvrB: protein MPKFEVISPFSPSGDQPQAIVALAEGIRRGDRAQTLLGVTGSGKTATMAWAVEAVQKPTLVLCHNKTLAAQLCGEFKEFFPKNAVEYFVSYFDYYQPEAYIASSDTYIEKDSSINDEIERLRHSATQSLLTRPDTIIVASVSCIFGLGSPSDYMEMSLNLKRGQEFDRDKLLRKLVDMQYSRNDIAMVRGTFRVRGDVLEYVAVDDEVVTRLDFFGDQLESITRINQVTGELIEEVDELTIFPAKHFITPEEKLRRACVSIEEELVDRVAFFKREGRPLEAQRIEMRTRNDLESLRELGYCNGIENYSRHLTGRAPGQTPFCLIDFFPDDWLLFVDESHVTLPQVHGMYQGDRSRKEALVEYGFRLPSALDNRPLTFDEFDKHINQVVYVSATPGKYEREHATQIVEQIIRPTGLVDPQIVRRPTAGQVDDLMEEIRKRAASGERTLVTTLTKKMAEDLTDYLIEADVKARYLHSEIETLERIAILRDLRLGEFDCLVGINLLREGLDLPEVSLVAILDADKEGYLRSETSLIQTIGRAARHVSGMVLMYADNLTASMERAINETERRRARQLAYNAEHNIDPQSIRKSIRDILSSVYSDREQHAKGKKALREVPRDVLMATITKLDREMRNAAAKLEFEKAAALRDELWELRKQLPDGGDSRLSKKAPNVFGQKVREAALF from the coding sequence GTGCCGAAATTCGAAGTCATATCCCCGTTTTCGCCCTCAGGGGACCAGCCGCAGGCTATCGTGGCGCTCGCCGAAGGCATCCGCCGCGGCGACCGCGCTCAGACCTTGCTCGGCGTGACGGGCAGCGGAAAGACCGCGACCATGGCGTGGGCGGTCGAGGCTGTGCAAAAGCCCACTCTTGTTCTATGCCACAACAAGACGTTGGCGGCGCAGCTATGCGGCGAGTTCAAAGAGTTCTTTCCAAAGAACGCCGTCGAGTATTTCGTCAGTTACTTCGACTACTATCAGCCCGAGGCGTACATCGCGTCGTCGGACACGTACATCGAAAAGGACTCCTCGATAAACGACGAGATCGAGCGGCTGCGGCACTCGGCCACACAGTCGCTGCTGACGCGGCCGGACACGATCATCGTCGCGTCGGTTTCCTGTATCTTCGGCTTGGGCTCGCCTTCGGACTATATGGAGATGTCGCTGAACCTGAAGCGGGGCCAAGAATTCGACCGCGATAAGCTGCTGCGCAAGCTTGTGGACATGCAGTATTCGCGCAACGACATCGCGATGGTGCGCGGAACGTTCCGGGTTCGCGGCGACGTGCTCGAATATGTCGCGGTGGACGACGAGGTGGTCACGCGGCTGGATTTCTTCGGCGATCAGCTCGAAAGCATCACACGCATCAATCAGGTCACCGGCGAATTGATCGAAGAAGTCGACGAGTTGACCATCTTTCCCGCGAAGCACTTCATCACGCCCGAAGAAAAGCTCCGCCGTGCGTGCGTTTCGATCGAAGAAGAGCTGGTGGACCGCGTCGCGTTCTTCAAGCGCGAGGGGCGGCCGCTCGAGGCGCAGCGCATCGAGATGCGGACGCGCAACGATTTGGAAAGTCTGCGCGAGCTCGGCTACTGCAACGGCATCGAAAACTATTCGCGCCACCTAACCGGACGCGCGCCGGGTCAGACACCGTTCTGCCTGATCGATTTCTTCCCCGACGATTGGCTGCTGTTCGTTGATGAGTCGCACGTGACGCTGCCTCAGGTGCACGGGATGTACCAGGGCGACCGCTCGCGCAAGGAAGCGTTGGTGGAGTACGGGTTCCGCCTGCCGTCGGCGCTGGACAACCGGCCGCTCACGTTCGACGAATTCGATAAGCACATCAATCAAGTCGTCTATGTCTCGGCCACGCCGGGCAAGTACGAGCGCGAGCATGCGACGCAAATCGTGGAGCAGATCATCCGCCCCACCGGCCTGGTCGATCCGCAGATCGTGCGCCGGCCCACCGCCGGTCAAGTGGATGACCTCATGGAGGAAATCCGCAAGCGGGCCGCTTCGGGAGAGCGCACGCTTGTCACCACGCTCACAAAGAAGATGGCCGAGGATCTGACCGACTATCTAATCGAGGCGGACGTGAAGGCGCGCTACCTGCATTCGGAGATCGAAACCCTGGAGCGCATCGCCATCCTGCGCGACTTGCGGTTAGGTGAATTCGATTGCCTGGTGGGCATAAATCTGTTGCGCGAAGGTTTGGATCTGCCGGAAGTGTCTTTGGTGGCGATACTCGACGCGGACAAAGAGGGCTACTTGCGTTCGGAGACGTCGCTGATTCAGACGATTGGCCGCGCTGCGCGCCACGTGAGCGGCATGGTGTTGATGTATGCGGATAACCTGACCGCATCGATGGAGCGCGCCATCAATGAGACCGAACGCAGGCGGGCGCGTCAGTTGGCGTACAACGCAGAGCACAACATCGATCCGCAATCCATCCGCAAGTCGATCCGGGATATATTATCTTCGGTGTACTCCGATCGCGAGCAACATGCGAAAGGCAAGAAGGCACTGCGCGAAGTGCCGCGCGACGTGTTGATGGCCACCATCACCAAGCTCGACCGCGAGATGCGCAATGCAGCGGCCAAATTAGAGTTCGAGAAGGCGGCGGCGCTGCGAGACGAGCTGTGGGAGCTGCGCAAACAGTTGCCTGACGGCGGGGACTCGCGGCTTTCGAAAAAAGCGCCGAACGTGTTCGGCCAGAAAGTCCGCGAAGCCGCCCTGTTCTAG
- a CDS encoding nuclear transport factor 2 family protein, giving the protein MPNYNRLEIAREYYGAYLSGDRNVLEERLTDDLTFYSPADVGIDRAKYFERCWPNAKVSGTFDFKRLVESGDEVIVTYESTKKDGSRFQNTEVLTFRLDKICKVEVYFGWDL; this is encoded by the coding sequence TTGCCCAACTACAACCGCCTAGAGATCGCTCGCGAATACTACGGCGCTTATTTGTCCGGCGATCGCAACGTACTCGAGGAGCGACTGACCGACGACTTGACGTTCTATAGTCCTGCGGACGTGGGCATCGACCGGGCGAAGTATTTCGAGCGGTGCTGGCCAAACGCTAAAGTTTCCGGAACGTTCGACTTCAAACGGCTCGTCGAGTCCGGCGACGAAGTCATCGTGACCTACGAGAGCACGAAAAAGGATGGCAGCCGGTTTCAAAACACCGAGGTTCTCACGTTTAGGCTTGACAAGATTTGCAAGGTGGAAGTCTACTTCGGGTGGGACTTGTGA
- a CDS encoding 50S ribosomal protein L25: MEQIKLAAKPREATGSKSVKRLRDEGKIPGIVYGRAFGDPVAIVIESRDLRVALSHGAHSVINLEIEGRGPTPVLLHDRQLDPVTKRLLHVDLHAVNLNEEVETTVRIVAVGTAAGVKNGGILDIVMREITVSALPGSIPDHIEVDVRDLNITDAFHVRELPAIEGVRYIEEPDDVIVAVLPPSKVEEPVVAAVAEVVAEPELIGKKPTEEVAT; the protein is encoded by the coding sequence ATGGAACAGATCAAGTTGGCCGCAAAGCCTCGCGAGGCCACCGGCTCCAAATCCGTCAAACGGCTGCGCGACGAAGGCAAGATTCCGGGCATCGTCTATGGACGTGCCTTCGGCGACCCCGTCGCCATCGTTATCGAATCGCGCGATTTGCGCGTTGCGCTCAGCCACGGCGCGCACTCGGTCATCAACCTCGAAATTGAAGGCCGCGGTCCCACGCCCGTGCTGCTGCACGACCGCCAACTCGACCCCGTCACGAAACGTCTGCTGCACGTCGATCTCCACGCCGTCAATCTCAATGAAGAAGTCGAGACCACCGTGCGCATCGTCGCGGTCGGCACGGCAGCGGGCGTGAAGAACGGCGGCATCCTCGATATCGTGATGAGAGAGATCACGGTCTCGGCTTTGCCGGGCAGCATCCCCGACCACATCGAAGTCGACGTCCGCGACCTCAACATCACCGACGCGTTCCATGTGCGCGAACTGCCGGCTATCGAGGGCGTTCGCTATATCGAAGAGCCCGACGATGTCATCGTCGCCGTGCTGCCGCCGTCGAAGGTTGAAGAGCCTGTGGTGGCCGCGGTTGCCGAGGTTGTTGCCGAGCCGGAACTCATCGGCAAGAAGCCGACGGAAGAAGTCGCGACCTAG
- a CDS encoding multidrug efflux RND transporter permease subunit, with amino-acid sequence MQSNIFISRPILAAVCAAVILLAGLLSIPSLPISQYPNIAPPTISVNSVYIGANAEAVESSVTNPLEEQINGVEGLRYLASSSTADGSSSITATFNLGRDPDKAEQDVQTRVNVAQGVLPAQVKQTGITVTKNSTSFVMAIGITSDSKKYDSLFLSNYADRYITQALKRVKGVGDVIIFGERKFAMRLWLDPQKLQSFGLTPDDVTTALADQNVQVAAGQIGQAPEAANQPYTLNVRVAGRLTTPAQFADIVVKSGNGVLVRVSDVGRVDLGAQDYSTDLNFNGKTAVGIGVLQLQDANSLTVSKGVNDALKTLSANFPQGVSYNIAFDSTTFVHESINEVLKTLTLAICLVVLVIFLFLQDWRTTLIPAVTIPVSLLGTFALLKAFNFSINTLTLFALTLATALVVDDAIVVIENIVRYIHEHKMDAKTATPLAMGEITSAVIATSLVLLAVFVPVAFFPGTTGELYKQFALTIAATISISAFTALTLAPALASLMLEGEAPRHGALMRTVGNFIERVRGGYNRLLPAVQKKRGIVLVVFACLLVLTIFMFKVVPTGFVPDEDQGYFVVVAQGPPGSSLEYTDGIMKQAQQILRAEPDVVNIFSVAGFSFFGSGPNNGIMFASLKPWSDRRGKDESAQAILARLGGKLFGITGASVFAFNPPAIQGAGNVGGFDLEVEDQAGLGIPALATTAGTTMFLGNTDKLLTNVFTTFRADSPQVQLNIDRDAVQALHVKLGDVFDTLQILLGSDYVNDFNYRNKSYRVYVQADAPYRSHIDDLGQYAVKNDSGSMVPLSSFITVQRTLGPPAIYHYNLFRSIEFNGSPKPGVASGTALDEMQKLMKQILPPGMSYEWTGTSLDQIEAGSATIAIFGLAVVFVFLVLAAQYESLVDPLIIIMAVPLAILGALTAVYLRGLQNDIFCQIGLVMLVGLASKNAILIVQFGNLLRAQGMPVAKAAIEAAKTRLRPILMTSFAFIFGIMPLVFASGAGQASRHSLGTAVVGGMLLSTLLNLFVIPVLYAIIAGAEDRFRERRRARREAQPPQ; translated from the coding sequence ATGCAGTCTAATATTTTCATCTCGCGGCCGATCCTCGCGGCTGTCTGCGCTGCGGTCATCCTGCTCGCCGGGCTGCTCTCGATTCCGTCGCTGCCGATTTCGCAGTATCCGAATATCGCGCCGCCGACCATCTCGGTGAACTCCGTGTATATCGGCGCGAATGCCGAAGCCGTGGAGTCGTCGGTCACCAATCCGCTCGAAGAGCAGATCAATGGCGTTGAGGGCCTGCGTTATCTAGCATCCAGCAGCACTGCCGACGGCAGCAGCTCGATCACCGCCACGTTCAATCTCGGCCGCGATCCTGACAAGGCGGAACAGGACGTCCAAACGCGCGTCAACGTGGCTCAGGGCGTGCTGCCGGCGCAAGTAAAGCAGACAGGCATCACGGTCACCAAGAATTCCACGTCGTTCGTCATGGCCATCGGCATCACATCGGACAGCAAGAAGTACGACAGTCTTTTCCTGAGCAACTACGCGGACCGATACATCACCCAGGCGCTCAAACGCGTCAAAGGCGTGGGAGACGTCATCATCTTCGGCGAGCGGAAGTTCGCGATGCGCCTTTGGCTCGATCCGCAGAAACTGCAATCGTTCGGGCTGACGCCCGACGACGTCACGACGGCGCTGGCTGACCAAAACGTCCAGGTGGCCGCGGGTCAGATCGGTCAGGCGCCCGAAGCGGCGAATCAACCGTATACTCTCAACGTGCGGGTGGCGGGCCGGCTCACCACGCCGGCGCAGTTCGCGGACATCGTCGTGAAGAGCGGCAACGGCGTGCTCGTGCGCGTGTCGGATGTCGGTCGCGTCGATCTGGGCGCTCAGGACTACTCGACCGATCTCAACTTCAACGGCAAGACGGCGGTCGGCATCGGCGTTCTGCAGCTGCAGGACGCCAATTCGCTCACGGTATCGAAGGGCGTGAACGACGCGCTCAAAACGCTTTCGGCCAATTTCCCTCAGGGTGTGAGCTACAACATCGCATTCGACTCCACCACGTTCGTCCACGAATCCATCAACGAAGTGCTCAAGACGCTCACGCTCGCGATCTGCCTCGTCGTGCTCGTCATCTTCCTCTTCTTGCAGGACTGGCGAACGACGCTCATCCCCGCGGTGACCATTCCGGTCTCACTGCTCGGCACGTTCGCGCTGCTCAAAGCGTTCAATTTCTCCATCAACACGCTCACGCTGTTCGCCCTGACGCTCGCCACCGCGTTGGTCGTGGACGACGCGATCGTGGTCATCGAGAATATCGTGCGGTATATCCACGAGCATAAGATGGATGCGAAGACGGCGACGCCGCTCGCGATGGGTGAGATCACGAGTGCGGTCATCGCCACATCGCTCGTGCTTCTCGCCGTGTTCGTGCCTGTGGCGTTCTTCCCGGGAACCACGGGCGAGCTTTACAAGCAGTTCGCGCTCACCATAGCGGCGACGATCTCCATCTCGGCGTTCACCGCGTTGACGCTCGCACCGGCCCTCGCGTCGTTGATGCTTGAAGGTGAGGCGCCCAGGCACGGCGCGTTGATGCGGACGGTCGGAAACTTCATCGAGCGCGTCCGCGGCGGATACAACCGCCTGCTGCCCGCAGTCCAAAAGAAGCGCGGCATCGTGTTGGTCGTGTTCGCGTGCTTGCTCGTGCTCACCATCTTCATGTTCAAGGTCGTACCCACGGGGTTCGTACCCGACGAAGATCAAGGCTACTTCGTGGTGGTGGCACAGGGGCCGCCCGGTTCGTCGCTTGAGTACACCGACGGCATCATGAAGCAGGCTCAGCAAATCTTGAGGGCCGAGCCGGATGTGGTGAACATCTTCAGCGTCGCCGGCTTCTCGTTCTTCGGTTCGGGCCCGAACAACGGCATCATGTTCGCTTCCTTAAAGCCGTGGTCCGATCGGCGCGGAAAAGATGAATCGGCACAGGCGATCTTAGCGCGCCTGGGCGGCAAACTATTTGGGATCACCGGTGCGTCGGTCTTCGCATTCAACCCGCCTGCAATCCAAGGTGCGGGCAACGTCGGCGGCTTCGATCTCGAAGTCGAGGATCAAGCAGGATTGGGAATCCCGGCCCTCGCCACTACGGCCGGCACAACCATGTTTCTTGGGAACACCGACAAGTTGCTCACCAACGTGTTCACGACATTCCGCGCCGACAGCCCGCAAGTGCAATTGAACATCGATCGCGACGCGGTTCAAGCGCTGCATGTGAAGTTGGGCGACGTCTTCGATACGCTGCAGATACTGCTCGGTTCGGACTACGTGAACGATTTCAACTACCGCAACAAGTCCTATCGCGTCTACGTGCAGGCCGATGCTCCGTACCGGTCACACATCGACGATCTCGGGCAGTATGCCGTGAAGAACGACAGTGGCTCGATGGTGCCTCTGAGTTCGTTCATCACCGTCCAGCGCACGCTCGGACCGCCGGCCATCTACCACTACAATTTGTTCCGATCGATCGAGTTCAACGGCAGTCCGAAGCCGGGCGTCGCGTCTGGCACCGCCCTTGACGAGATGCAGAAGCTGATGAAGCAGATCCTACCGCCCGGCATGAGTTATGAATGGACCGGCACATCGCTCGATCAGATCGAAGCCGGCAGCGCCACGATCGCCATATTCGGTCTTGCGGTGGTCTTCGTGTTTCTCGTGCTAGCCGCGCAGTACGAAAGCTTGGTCGATCCGCTCATCATCATCATGGCAGTGCCGCTCGCCATTCTCGGTGCGCTGACCGCTGTCTACTTGCGCGGGTTGCAAAACGATATCTTCTGTCAGATAGGGCTTGTGATGCTTGTGGGCCTCGCGAGTAAGAACGCTATTCTGATCGTGCAGTTCGGCAATCTCTTGCGTGCGCAGGGCATGCCGGTGGCTAAGGCCGCCATCGAGGCGGCGAAGACCCGGCTGCGGCCGATTTTGATGACGTCGTTCGCGTTTATCTTCGGCATCATGCCGCTCGTGTTCGCGAGCGGTGCCGGTCAGGCCAGCCGCCATTCGCTCGGCACAGCCGTCGTCGGCGGTATGTTGCTCTCGACGCTTTTGAATCTCTTCGTGATTCCGGTGTTATATGCGATCATCGCTGGCGCCGAGGACCGTTTCCGCGAGCGGCGGCGCGCTCGACGGGAGGCGCAACCGCCGCAGTAA